The sequence below is a genomic window from Lentimicrobium saccharophilum.
TCACCCGGTGCTGCAACCGGTCAGGTTGTGTTCCATGCTGATGAAGCCGAGAAATGGGTGGAAAAAGGACATAAGGTGGTGCTGGTGCGCATCGAGACATCTCCTGAAGACCTCAAGGGGATGAATGTAGCAGAAGGAATCCTCACCGCCCGTGGCGGCATGACCTCACACGCCGCCGTTGTTGCCCGCGGAATGGGTAAGTGCTGTGTATCAGGCGCCGGTAACCTCAAGATTGATTACAAAGCCCGTACCCTCACAATTGACGGAGTTAAACATAAGGAAGGCGACTGGATTTCGCTCAACGGCAGCACCGGAGAGGTGTATGACGGTAAGATCGAAACACGCGATCCGGAACTGAGTGGTGATTTTGGCAAGCTGATGAAACTGGCCGACAAATATTCCCGGATGCTGGTGCGCACCAATGCTGACACGCCGCGCGATTCACAGGTTGCCCGTAATTTCGGGGCAAAAGGGATTGGTTTGTGCCGTACCGAGCATATGTTCTTCGAAGGTGACCGTATCAAGGCCATGCGCGAAATGATCCTCGCCAACGACGAAGAAGGCCGCCGCAAAGCGCTCAAAAAACTGCTTCCGATCCAGCGTGCCGACTTTGAAGGTATTTTCGAAGCCATGCAGGACCTGCCGGTAACCGTTCGTTTGCTCGATCCGCCTTTGCATGAATTCGTGCCTCACGAAGAAGCAAACCAGAAGGAAATGGCAAAAGAGATGGGCATCTCTGTGGAGGAAGTAAAACAGAAAGTGCATGACCTTGCAGAATTCAATCCCATGCTTGGTCACCGTGGATGCCGTCTTGGTAATACCTATCCCGAAATTTCAGAAATGCAGGCCCGTGCAATTATTGAGGCCGCGCTGAACCTGAAGAAGAAGGGAATCAAGGCAATCCCCGAGATTATGATCCCACTCACGGGAACTTTGGAGGAGATGAAGTTACAGGAAAAGATCGTTCGCGAAACAGCAGAGAAGGTGTTTGCCGAGCGTAAAGAGAAGATCGATTACCTGGTAGGGACCATGATCGAAATCCCGCGTGCAGCGCTGATCGCTGACCGCATCGCCGAATCGGCCGAGTTCTTCTCGTTCGGAACCAACGACCTTACTCAGATGACGTTTGGTTACTCCCGCGATGACGCCGGTAAATTCCTCCCTGTATATTATGAAAAGGGAATCCTTAAACACGATCCGTTCCAGATTCTGGATCAGGAAGGTGTCGGACAGCTTGTGCGCATGGGCGTTGAGCGTGGCCGCAGCACCCGTCCTAACCTGAAAGTCGGGATCTGTGGTGAGCACGGCGGAGAGCCTTCATCGGTTGAGTTCTGCCATTCTGTGGGTATGAACTACGTAAGCTGCTCACCTTACCGTGTGCCCATCGCCCGTCTGGCTGCGGCACAGGCAGTAATTAAGGAAGAGGCCGCTTTAGCCAAATCCAAAAAGACTGAGACCAAAGCAAAGAAGTCCAAAAAGGATGAAGGAAAAGGCAAAAAAGCAGCCAAAAAGAAAAAATAATCCCTTTTTCTGACAACTGAAATTTAAGGAGGCAGCCCAAATTTTGGCTGCCTCTTTTGTATTTATTTTTAACTTTGCAATCGTTTGAAATCAACCCTATGGATTGAGCAGTCATATTTAGATGAATCAATATAAACGTTTATAATCAAACCACCAACACAATGACCAACCAACCAGACAGTGTGTCAGCAGAAATCGGGAAATCGATTGATCTTTCCCAATACGGGATCACAGATGTGAAGGAGATTTATTACAATCCTTCCTATGAATTGTTGTTCGAGCATGAAATGGATCCTGCGCTTGAAGGATTTGAGCGTGGAGTGCTTACCAAATCGGGGGCCGTCTCCGTGGATACCGGTGTATTTACAGGGCGTTCACCCAAGGACAAGTATATTGTCCGCGATGAGGTCAGTGAAGATACCGTCTGGTGGTCAACCATCGGGAAGAACGACAACCGGCCTTTAGACCCTGCCATCTGGGATCACCTCAAGGGAATTGTGGTCAGGCAGTTGTCGGGCAAAAAACTGTATGTGCTGGATGCTTTTGCCGGCGCCAATCCCGATTCAAGACTCAGCATCCGTTTTATCGTGGAAGTTGCCTGGCAGGCGCATTTTATCAAAAACATGTTTATCCGCCCCAGCGAAGAAGAATTGAAGGTTTTCAAGCCTGATTTTGTCCTGATGAACGGATCAAAGGCCATCAATCCACAGTGGAAGGAACAGGGGATGCATTCCGAGAACTTCGTGGTTTTCAACCTGAAAGAACGCATGCAGATCATCGGTGGATCCTGGTATGGAGGAGAGATTAAGAAAGGCATCTTCACCATGATGAACTATTATCTTCCTTTGAAGGGCATTGCCGCCATGCATTGTTCCGCCAATATGGGCAAGGAGGGGGATGTAGCGATCTTTTTCGGGCTTTCCGGAACCGGGAAAACAACCCTTTCGGCCGATCCCAAGCGCGCCCTGATCGGCGATGATGAGCACGGGTGGGATGATGACGGCGTGTTTAACTTCGAGGGCGGTTGTTATGCAAAGTGCATCAACCTGAGCGAGGAAAATGAGCCGGATATCTACCATGCCATCCGCCGCGACGCGCTGCTTGAGAACCTGGTGGTTTTGCCTGATGGCACCATTGATTTCGCGGATGCTTCCAAAACGGAAAATACCAGGGTATCCTATCCCATTTATCATATTGATAATATCGTAAAACCGGTATCCAAGGGCGGGCACGCCTCAAAGGTTATCTTCCTTACGGCGGATGCTTTCGGTGTTCTGCCTCCGGTTTCAAAACTTACGCCTGACCAGACTGAGTATCACTTCCTTTCAGGGTTTACTGCAAAACTGGCTGGTACCGAACGCGGCGTTACCACGCCACAGCCCACCTTCTCAGCCTGCTTTGGCAATGCGTTTCTTGCACTCCACCCGACAAAGTATGCCCTCGAGCTGGTGAAGCGGATGAAACAATCCGGCGCCAAAGCATATCTGGTCAACACAGGCTGGAACGGCACCGGCAAGCGAATTTCAATCAAGGATACGCGCGCCATCATCGATGCCATCCTGGATGGATCCATCGATCATGCCCCGACGAAAATGATTCCTTATTTTAACCTGGAGGTGCCCACCGAACTGCACGGGGTGAATCCCGGCGTGCTGGATCCGCGCGACACCTACCCTTCGGCAGAGATATGGAATGAAAAGGCCAGAGACCTTGCGAAAAAGTTTATCGATAATTTCGATAAGTATACCGATAACGCGGAAGGTAAACGACTGGTTGCAGCAGGGCCGGAGTTGTAATCGAAAAGTTTTTCTGAAACCGGGTGTCGTTTTTTTTTACAGACTTTCCGGTAACTTTGAGTGTTGAAAAAAAACGGCTGCCTGATTTTTTGGCAGCCGTTTTTCATTAAGTAAAGCTTGTTTATCTGATATTCTCGCTTTCCGGAAGTCCGTATTCTTCTTCCATGCGGATATCCAGTTTTTCCAGGGCGTCGAGCACCGGGTTGTAGATTTCGGGGATTACCGGGCGGAAAACACCTTTCACGCCGATTTCTCCGTTCAGGATCATTTCCACCCCAATGGCGGCCGGAAGGGCCACGGTACGGGCAATGGATGTGTCGGTGGCCGGGGTGCCGAAATCGAGCATGCGGGAGCGGATCACCTCCTTGCTGCCATCGGGGTAAGAAGCCAGGAAGGTGTGCTGCATCACCACCATGTCGCGTTCGGTATGGCCAAGTTCCATCTTGCCGATCATCAGGTCACTGGTGACTTCAAACGGGGAATCTTCGCCGCGTCCCATGGGCTTGTCGTCGAACAGGCCCAGCCATTCCATGGCTTTGATGGCATGTGCGTTTACGTCGGTTTTCAGGAAGCCTGCAACTTTCTCTTTAATGTTTGTGGCATCGGCAGCGCCGATCTGGCGGGCGATGAAACCTGCGTAGGTCATGCCGCTCATGTCGAACTTGTCGTATGAGATAAGGTTGAGCTGCTTCATGGCATCAATGCTTTCGCACCATCCCGGGAAACGGAAAGTGCCGCGCATCATGGTCTTTGTTTCCGGAATGCCGTAAATGTCGATGTAGGAAATCGAATCGCGGTTGGGGTAAACTTCCAGCTTTCCGACATTGGTAAAGTCGACCTTAAGCGGATTTTTAAAGAGGTCCTGTGTCGGCACTTCAATCACTTTTCCGTAGCGCAGGTATTTGCCGTCGTTGTTACCGGCCATTACCACGCCTTTGGGGCTCCAGGAGAATTTATACATAAATGGATTGTCGGCAGCTTCGGGTGCCGGCAATGCGCCGCAGATTGAGTAGAATTCTTCAATTTTGCCGTTGCGGTTGCGTACATTGTCGATGATGCGCATGGCCGACATATGGTCAATACCCGGATCGAGGCCCAGCTCATTCAGGATAATGATGCCGGCTTCCTTTGCCTGTGCGTCGAGCGCCTGCATTTCGGGTTTCACATAAGAAGTGGTGACCATATTCTTTTTGTGCTTCAGGCAGTATTTTGCCACCAGCAGGTGATGGGCATAGGGGAGGAGGCTTACAGAGAGGTCGTGCCCGGCCACCATGGTGTCGAGGGCTGCTTCGTCTTCAACCGTCCAGGCAATGGCCGTGCCGTTGGGATGGCCCGAGATCATGGCTTCGGCTTTTGATTTGGTACGCGTGGCAACCGTTACATGGATTCCTTTGCTAAGCAGGTGTTTTACAATGGGCTTTACCACAAGACCGGCGCCCAGGATCAGAACTTTCTTCATTTGTGTCAGTAGTTAAGGGTTGTTGTTGATTTTTTATTAAAAACCTGCCCGGTTTTGATTTCAGGCAGGCCTGTTTGTTTACCTGAGGTAAGTTTCGAGGTATTTAAAGTCATTGGTGAGCTCGCCATTGTGCAGGATCAGTGCTTTTTTGATGGCCCTGGGAAGGTCCAGGTCTTCAAATGCCTCCGAGAAATCGCAGTCGGCAATGGGTTTGATAAAGTTGATCAGTGCGTCGGCAAAGCCGTTGCTCGAATCGCGGGGAAGCTCGCTTGGCAGGATGTCCACCGCCATCACCAGCATCCCTTCCCCCTTATGACCCATCATTGGTTCGCGGGTAAACGGGTTGTAAACAAAGATGGGGTCTTCAATTTCGGTGCCCTTATGGGTGATTTCGATGCTGCCGTCCGGATCGCAGGTAACGTCACCGATAACGGTAAGCTTCGGCCTGCCTTCGCTGAAAGCCTTTTCGAGATAGTCTTTGGTTACAATCCTCGGATAGCGTGCATCCCAGTACATGCAGTTCATCAGCACACTGAGGTGGGGGATGTACTGCTCAAATACACTTTGATAGTTTTCCGGATGAGCATAGTAATCGTGCAGGTCGAAACCGCGGCCGTCTTTATGGGCCGAGAGGTGCTCCTCTTTAAACACCACTTTGTAGATCAGGTTGTCTGGCAGGTAATCGCGCTGGCTGAGATCGGTCAGTTTGTCCGGCGAAATTTCCTTCACCGGCAACAGCCCGAGGATTTCCTGGGCACCCTGCGAAACATTGCCATAGCCGGTAAATCCTACCGTAAAAGGACGAAGTTCGGCCGGAAGGCCTTTTTCGGCAATTTCCTGACCTACTTCCGAAATTACTTTTTTGGCTTCATCGAGTGAAGCATAATGATGGGCCTGTGAAATTTTCAGGAAAGGAGTGTCAAAGCCATGTTCTTTCAGTCGCAGTCCCAGCGACCACAGGGAGTTGATCATCCCTGCAAGTCCGGCGTAGCGCCCGAAGAAAATCAGGCGGCGGCCCTGCTCATCCACGATCTTTTCATAATCAATCAGGTTGCAGCCCATTTCCATCATGCGTTTCAGCATAGGCATATTGTACGACTGCCCCTTAATTACATGCGAGAAGAAAACATAAGTTTTGCCCGGTTCGAAAAAGGATTCCGGCATTTCCTTCACACCCAGAATTACCGAGCATTCTCCGAGGTTATCGGCAATGCGGGCACCCGCCTGCCGGTACTCCTCATCGGTAAAAATGCGCTTGGGCGAGGACTGCACCACGATGTCGAGATGCTTTCCTTTGATTAATCTTTCCACATGACGCGGGGTAAGGGGTGCGCGCCTTTCCATTACATACTTGTCCTCATGCCTGATTCCGATAAACTTACTCATGATTTCCGTTATTGATTAAGTATTTCACCGCTGAAGCGCAGCGGGGCAAACTTAAAAAAATTAGTTCATTTTGTTGATCTGAATGACAGGATTTATTTTTCACCGGAAAAATGAATACAAAAGCCCCCCGGGCCGGGAGCATCAGTTAACGGCCAGCCTCAATCTTTAAGTGGGAAAGGGAAACAATTTCAGGGTTTAATAAACGGGTGGTCCTGTTCAGCCGCCCAGCAGTTCAAAGTGGCCTGAACCTGCATTGTACTGGTAAATATCTCCGGAATGTATCATGTAATGCCATCCGATAAGTTGCAGGGCTTTGTTTTCCACCTTTTCGCGGATGTAGGGATAGGTCATGAGATGACTCAATTGCTCTGTAACATTGATCTGTTCGGTGAGCCATTCGCGCGCGGCATGGTCGGCGGATTTCAGGGTGAGGGTGACTTTATCTTTGACTGAAGCGGCCAGTTCCAGCCATTTCCGGGTGTGCGGAATATGGGAGAGGTTTTCCGGATTTTCCCACAAAGCCGCGCAGCCCCCGCAGTTGGAGTGGCCGCACACGATAATATTTTTAACATTCAGTATCTGCACGGCATATTCAATGGCGGAGGTAGTGGCAAGAAATTCAACCGATTCACGATACATAGGAACCAGGTTGGCGATATTTCTGACGATAAACAATTCGCCGGGCATGGTCTGGGTGATCAGCGAAGGCACCACCCTGGAGTCGGAACACCCGATAAACAGGGTGTGCGGGTTCTGTTTGCGTCCGAGTTTGCCAAAATGTTCGCGGTTGGCTTCAAAATCCTTTTCTCTGAAGCGTTTTACATCATCTTCAAAACCGTGCATGACTTTTATTTTGTATTATTAACAGTTTTCGGTTGGCAATGTTGGAAAGGCCTCAATTCAAGATAATTTATTTTTGAAGTGCGTTCGTTTAAAGGTTTTAATACATTTAGTAGTGGTTAACAATAAAAGTCAAATTTTTAAAATCGAATCTTAAGTTCTTGGTTAATCCTGAAAATGAAAAAAGCTCCCTTTTGAGGAGCTTTTTGTCTCGTCAAACAGCCTGTTTGACGAGAGACGGGATTCGAACCCGTCTTGTCACGTTGAAAAGACGTGACGAGATGACAGGCCCTTATTCTAACCATTCACAAGTAGTTCAATTGACCTGCGATTGAGCGATTTTAATCTTCGTTCTCCAATAAGTGCTTCTCTTTTTGAAGGAAAGCCTTTCAAATAGACCAGTTCCCATGGCCCTTTTCCACTTGTAAACCGGCTTTTATTGTTGTTGTGTTCCCACAACCTCTGATCAGGATTTTCAGTTATCCCTTTGTAGTAAATTTTGAAGACAGCAGAATAGAGAATGTAAGTATAATACATAATTAAAAAAGCTCCCTTTTGAGGAGCTTTTTGCGGTCCGGACGGGACTCGAACCCGCGACCCCGTGCGTGACAGGCACGTATTCTAACCAACTGAACTACCGGACCAATATTTATAAGAACGTTTCTCAAATGAGAGTGCAAAGATAAATAGAAAAATCAATTGCACAAGCGACAGTAAAAATTTTTCTGAAAATTTTTCAGTCAGTCCTGCAAATGTTACGGATTCATGGCTTAACGGGGGTTGGGTGTGTCTCAGGCTTGCCAAAGGAAGTGTGAAACTATGGCTGGACATAGCTCGTTTTGCTTTTCTGCTGAAAAACGGGGGTATGTCCAGGAAAAAATATCTCTGCAGAGGGTTGAAGATGCGGACAATATGCGGATGTGCCGTTTAGTATAAAAGAACTGACGATGTATTCACCATCCCTTCACCTCGTCCCTGTTGCAAATGGCTTTAAAAGGGCAGTTGCTGCAATGCTCCCTGAAAGTGGTCTGTGCGAAGGGAATCCCGGGATCGAATAGCTCTTCCAGCAGCCGGGTCAGCTCATCTTCAAAAGCTTCTGATACAGGCTGAGAGTCGTTATTCTGGAGCAACAACGGCAGATACCCGTCTTTAAGTGAGCGGAAGGTGATGATTCCGGCACTGAAATCACCCGTTGCAATATTTTCCCTTCCGGCAAGGTAGAGGTAAAATAATAACTGAAACGCTTTTTCCTTTATTTCTTTGGCGGGCGCAAACACTGCCGCGACATCATTGATTTTCAGTGATCTTGGCTCAACTTTCCCGGTTTTGTAGTCGATGATCCGGGTGTGTCCGTTTATGCGGTCGATGCGGTCGGCGGTGCCTTTCAGGGTTACGGATATTTTCCCTTGCCCGGGGGCTTCAATGGTCAGGGGGGCTGTCAGTTGTTTTTCCAGCGCGATCAGATGGTCCCCGTTGGCAGGATTGTATCCGGCTTCAACTTCCATTTCGAGGAAACGCCTGATCCATACCTCCGCGACTTTGATGATCAGCAGGTTGCGCCCTTTGGTGGTTTCTCCTCCCGGGAAGTGTTTCTGCAGGGCTTCGGCTATGGCCTGTCCCGCCTGTTGCTGCATCTGACTGTAGTCATGCTCCAGCGGGAAGCTCCCCACAAAGGGTTCAAAGAAGCGCTGAACCACTTCATGGATGATGGTACCCAGGGTGCGGAAGTCCATGGTTTCTTCAACCTCCTCAGTTTCGCCAAGCCCGAGCACATAATTGAAGTAGTATTTAAGGGAGCAGTTCAGGTATTGGGTGATCGCGGTAGGGGAGATGCCTTTTCTGGAAATGCTGATCAGTTTTTCGAGAATGGCTTCATCTTTATGCACCGTAATTTCACCGGGGGTGCCCAACTTTGCGTCGAAAGCCGGTCTGATTTCCCTGATTTGATT
It includes:
- the pckA gene encoding phosphoenolpyruvate carboxykinase (ATP), whose product is MTNQPDSVSAEIGKSIDLSQYGITDVKEIYYNPSYELLFEHEMDPALEGFERGVLTKSGAVSVDTGVFTGRSPKDKYIVRDEVSEDTVWWSTIGKNDNRPLDPAIWDHLKGIVVRQLSGKKLYVLDAFAGANPDSRLSIRFIVEVAWQAHFIKNMFIRPSEEELKVFKPDFVLMNGSKAINPQWKEQGMHSENFVVFNLKERMQIIGGSWYGGEIKKGIFTMMNYYLPLKGIAAMHCSANMGKEGDVAIFFGLSGTGKTTLSADPKRALIGDDEHGWDDDGVFNFEGGCYAKCINLSEENEPDIYHAIRRDALLENLVVLPDGTIDFADASKTENTRVSYPIYHIDNIVKPVSKGGHASKVIFLTADAFGVLPPVSKLTPDQTEYHFLSGFTAKLAGTERGVTTPQPTFSACFGNAFLALHPTKYALELVKRMKQSGAKAYLVNTGWNGTGKRISIKDTRAIIDAILDGSIDHAPTKMIPYFNLEVPTELHGVNPGVLDPRDTYPSAEIWNEKARDLAKKFIDNFDKYTDNAEGKRLVAAGPEL
- a CDS encoding saccharopine dehydrogenase C-terminal domain-containing protein; amino-acid sequence: MKKVLILGAGLVVKPIVKHLLSKGIHVTVATRTKSKAEAMISGHPNGTAIAWTVEDEAALDTMVAGHDLSVSLLPYAHHLLVAKYCLKHKKNMVTTSYVKPEMQALDAQAKEAGIIILNELGLDPGIDHMSAMRIIDNVRNRNGKIEEFYSICGALPAPEAADNPFMYKFSWSPKGVVMAGNNDGKYLRYGKVIEVPTQDLFKNPLKVDFTNVGKLEVYPNRDSISYIDIYGIPETKTMMRGTFRFPGWCESIDAMKQLNLISYDKFDMSGMTYAGFIARQIGAADATNIKEKVAGFLKTDVNAHAIKAMEWLGLFDDKPMGRGEDSPFEVTSDLMIGKMELGHTERDMVVMQHTFLASYPDGSKEVIRSRMLDFGTPATDTSIARTVALPAAIGVEMILNGEIGVKGVFRPVIPEIYNPVLDALEKLDIRMEEEYGLPESENIR
- a CDS encoding bifunctional lysine ketoglutarate reductase /saccharopine dehydrogenase family protein; the encoded protein is MSKFIGIRHEDKYVMERRAPLTPRHVERLIKGKHLDIVVQSSPKRIFTDEEYRQAGARIADNLGECSVILGVKEMPESFFEPGKTYVFFSHVIKGQSYNMPMLKRMMEMGCNLIDYEKIVDEQGRRLIFFGRYAGLAGMINSLWSLGLRLKEHGFDTPFLKISQAHHYASLDEAKKVISEVGQEIAEKGLPAELRPFTVGFTGYGNVSQGAQEILGLLPVKEISPDKLTDLSQRDYLPDNLIYKVVFKEEHLSAHKDGRGFDLHDYYAHPENYQSVFEQYIPHLSVLMNCMYWDARYPRIVTKDYLEKAFSEGRPKLTVIGDVTCDPDGSIEITHKGTEIEDPIFVYNPFTREPMMGHKGEGMLVMAVDILPSELPRDSSNGFADALINFIKPIADCDFSEAFEDLDLPRAIKKALILHNGELTNDFKYLETYLR
- a CDS encoding carbonic anhydrase, with translation MHGFEDDVKRFREKDFEANREHFGKLGRKQNPHTLFIGCSDSRVVPSLITQTMPGELFIVRNIANLVPMYRESVEFLATTSAIEYAVQILNVKNIIVCGHSNCGGCAALWENPENLSHIPHTRKWLELAASVKDKVTLTLKSADHAAREWLTEQINVTEQLSHLMTYPYIREKVENKALQLIGWHYMIHSGDIYQYNAGSGHFELLGG
- a CDS encoding GIY-YIG nuclease family protein, whose product is MYYTYILYSAVFKIYYKGITENPDQRLWEHNNNKSRFTSGKGPWELVYLKGFPSKREALIGERRLKSLNRRSIELLVNG